The Pirellulales bacterium genome segment CGCGCGATCCAGAGCACCAACAGCAAGAGGGCATAAGCCCCGGCCACCGACAATTCGCGAAGGTGACGATGCATCATGCCGCCGACACTCCTTCGGTGTGCCCGAGCGCCTGGGCCAGCAGCTTCTCTTGCGTCGCCTCGGCCCGATCCAATGTGGCCACGATGGTGCCGGCGTGCATCACCGCGATCCGGTCGCTCATGCCGAGGATCTCCGGCATTTCGGACGAGATCATCACGATCGCCAAACCCTGCTGGGCGAGTTCACATAGTAGCCGATGAATCTCCGCCTTCGATCCGACGTCGATCCCCTGCGTCGGCTCGTCGACGATCAACACTTTCGGCTTGGTGGCCAGCCAGCGCGCGAGCGCTACCTTCTGCTGGTTGCCGCCGGACAGGTTTTCGACCGGGGCCTCGATCGACGCGGTCTTGATCCCGAGGCGGCTTACGAAAGTCTCCGCCACGGATCGCTCGCGCGACGAATCGAGCCAGCCCAGCGTCGAGATTCGCCGCAAGATGGCGAGCGTCGCGTTCGCTGCCACGGGCATTTCCAGGATCACGCCATGCCGCCGCCGGTCTTCCGGCAGATAGGCGATCCCGAGTTCGACCGCCTGGGCCGGAGACGAAATCCTCACCGGTCGGCCGCCTAAGAGAATCTGCCCACGGTCGGCCGGCGTGATGCCAAATAGCACTCGCGCTAACTCCGTGCGTCCCGCGCCAACCAGACCGGCCAATCCGAGAATTTCACCGGCCCGAACTTGAACCGACACGTCCCGCACTCCGGACTCGCGGCAATTCACTCCCCGCGCCTCGAAGAGCACTTCGCCCTGCGTTACTTCAATCTTCGGAAACACGGCGGACAGTTCGCGCCCGACCATCATTTGGATCAACTCGCCGCGGGAAACGTCCTTCATCGCGCGGGTGCCGACGAGCGCTCCATCGCGCAGGGCCGTCACGCGGTCGGCGATTTGCGCGAGTTCTTCCAATCGATGGGTGACATAGATGATTCCGACCCCTTGCGAGCGCAATTGCCGGATCACGCCGACCAGATGCTCGACCTCGCGCTCGGAGAGCGAAGCCGTCGGCTCATCCATCACTAGAATCCTGGCGTCGGCCCCAAGCGCTCGGGCGATTTCGACCAATTGCTGCTCGGGCATCGAGAGCGTGCGGACATCGGCATCGGGACGAATCCGTGCCCCAATCCGCTCAAGCAATTCAGCCGCCCGCCGTCGCCGCCGGCCCCAGTTGATCCATCGCCACGCCCCGCCAAACCGCCGGGGACTGTCCCCTTTTTTGAAGCGGGCACCATCGCCAGATGGTCGGGAAAAAAAGGGGACTGTCCCCCTTTTCCCAGGCGGTTTTCGACCAGGCTCCAAGCCAATTGCAATATTCTCCGCAACCGACAGATCAGGAAACAGCGCCGGCTGCTGATAAATGGCCGCAATGCCAAGCCGCCGCGAAATGAGCGGATCGTTCGCTGCGACGAGCCGGCCACTGACTTCAAGCTCTCCGGCGTCCGGAGCTACGGCGCCGGTGATGATCTTGATCAGCGTCGATTTGCCGGCCCCGTTCTCGCCGATGAGCCCGTGCATCTCGCCGGCGAATAGCTCGAACGAAACCCCCTTGAGGGCCCGCACGCCGCCGAATGATTTGGCAATGCCGGTTGCCCGGAGCACGACATCCATCGGGCTATCTTTCGCTTGACTCGCGTTTGGACAATACGGCGTTCTCGTATGCCTTGACTTCGTCGAGCCACGCCGGCCCGATCGGAACGTTTTGCCGTAGGCAATAATAGTCCCAGATCGCGCCGAATGGCATCGACATTAGCTCTTCTAGCATGGCCAGCCGAGCGGTGAAATCGCCGGCGACCTCGAACTCCCGCAGCGATTGGATCGGCTCGATCAGCGCGAGCAAGAGCGATTTGAGAATCGCGCGGGTGCCGATCACCCATGCGGCCACGCGATTGATGCTGGCGTCGAAATAATCCAAGCCAATATGGACGCGGTCGAGATAACCGCCGCGGACGATTTCTTCGGCGAGCGATCGCAGATCGTCGGACAGGATCACGACGTGGTCGCTGTCCCAGCGCACGCCGCGGCTGACGTGCAGCAGGATTTCGTCGAGATGGGTGAGCACGGAGCTGATCTTGTCGGCGATGCTTTCGGTCGGATGATAATGCCCCGCGTCGAGGCAGAGCAGCTTTTTGTTTTCGATCGCGTAGCCAAGATAGAACTCGTGCGAGCCGACGACGTAGCTTTCCGAGCCGATGCCGAACAGCTTCCCTTCGACTGCATCGCGCTGATGTCGTGAATCGAACGGCTCGCTGAAAACTTCGTCGAGCGATTGTTTGAGCAGCTCTCGCGGCGTTTTTCGATCCACCGGGACGTCTTTGTATCCATCCGGAATCCAAAGGTTCGTGATGCAGGGGGAGCCGAGATCGCGCCCCATCCGTTCGGCAATCTGGCGGCAGGCGATCCCGTGGCGGATCCAGAAGCGGCGGATGCCTTCGTCGCGATGGGCGAGCGTGAACCCGTCGGCAGCGAGCGGATGAGAAAAGAACGTGCCGTTGAAGTCCAAGCCCAGTGTCCGGGATTTGGCCCAGTCGATCCAACCCGCGAAGTGCTCGGGCGCCAATTCATCGCGCTCGACGTGCCTGCCGTGCGTCTCGGCGTAGATAGCGTGTAGATTCACGCGATGCCGGCCGGGAATCAGCCGCAGCGCTCGGTCGATGTCGGCCCGCAGTTCGTCGGCCGTGCGGGCTTTGCCGGGATAATTCCCGGTGGCTTGGATTCCGCCGCCCGTCAGTCCGACTTCCGATTCGAAGCCGCCGACGTCATCCCCCTGCCAGCAGTGCAAGGAAATCGGCACTTCGCGCAACACGGCGAATGCGGCATCGACGTCAACGCCCAAGTCGGCGTATCGTTGGCAAGCCGACTCATAGGCCCGCTGAATCTGCCCGTCGTTCATCATGAGTTAGCCCGACTGCGCTTGAACCGCGTCCATCGATAGTTCGCGACGATCGAACGATTATCGTCCTGACGATTGCCGCATACAAGTGACAGGAACTATGTGCTACAAGCCTCGCCATCCGTTGACGGCGCGACTCCATGCGGTAGATTGAGAATCGTAAATCAAGCGACTTTCATAAGGGATTTCGCATGCGAGCCGCGTTCCGACCGAAGTCAGCGATTCTCGTCGGCGTCTTGTTGATCGCGGCCGCAGCGCTCGCGCGGGCGGCCGACTATCCGCGCCCCGAGCAGGCGGACTATCTGATTCGCGACTTTCACTTCCGCTCCGGCCAAACCCTGCCCGAGCTTCGCATGCACTATCGCGCGCTCGGCCAGCCGAGGCGCGACGCGCAGGGCATCGTCCGCAACGCCGTGCTGATACTGCACGGCACGACCGGCAGCGGCGCTCAATTCATTCGCCCGGAGTTCGCCGGCGAATTATTCGGCAAAGATCAGCTTCTCGATGCCGAGCGCTACTTCATCATTCTGCCGGACGACATCGGTCATGGGAAATCGAGCAAGCCGAGCGATGGCCTGCACGCCAAGTTTCCCGCCTATGGCTATCTCGACATGATTGAGGCCGAATACCGGCTGGTGAGCGACGGCCTGCACGTGAACCATCTGCGGCTCGTCATGGGCACTTCGATGGGAGGCATGCACACCTGGCTGTGGGGCGAGCAGCACGCCGATTTCAGCGATGCCCTGATGCCGCTGGCCAGCTTACCGACGCAGATTTCTGGCCGCAATCGGATGTGGCGCAAGATGATCAGCGAGGCGATCCGCACTGATCCCGAATGGCGCGACGGCGAATACACGTCGCAGCCGCGCGGCTTGAGATTCGCCGCTGAGATGCTGCTCTTCATGGGGAGCAATCCGCGGCTGCGCTATGAGCAAGCGCCGACGCTGGAAAAGGCCGACAAGCTGTTGGCCGACGATGCCGCCAGGGCGACGAAAGCGATGGACGCCAACGACGTGCTGTATGCCGTGGAAAGCTCGCGAGATTACGATCCCGGCCCGGCCCTGGAATCAATTCAAGCGCCGCTGGTAGCCGTGAATTCTGCCGACGATCTGATCAATCCGCCTGATTTGGGCATTCTCGAGCGCGAGATCAAACGCGTCCCTCACGGCAAAGCGATTCTTTTGCCCGAGAGCGAAGCCACCCGCGGCCACGGCAGCCACACGATTGCCGTTCTCTGGAAGCAATATCTCGAAGGGCTGCTAAAGCAGACCGAGCGTTAGAGCGCCTAACAAATCGGGCGGGGACTGTCCCCTTCTCCCGGCCCGATTTGTTAGGCGTTCCTAAACGATCGACGTCGTCTCCTGCAACGAGCAATCTCGATCTGCTCGCAGCAGCACCTGCCAGAACGCGCGGACGTGCTCGGTGCTCGATGCCGGCAGGGTGCGCGGGGAGTAGGCAGCCCAACTGTAAAGCTCGGCCAAAGTCCGGGCCGGCGACGCGAGCTGCTCGACGTGCCCGGCTATTTGCACCGCGAATTCATAGACGGTTTGGTCCGGCTCGCGCGGCCAGTCGTGATCGCGGGCCCACGCCTCGAAGGCCTCGAAGCTGTAGCGCACTAATTCGCCGGGCGACCAGCGGCCGGCCAGCCCGCTGGCAAACGGATCGAGATACTCGGCGAAGGATTTGCGGCGCGACTCGGCGGAAGCCGCATCCTCCGCGGCTTGCCTTCTTCCGAACAGCATTTGCCACAAATCGCGCCAGCCGTTCAAGAGCGCTTGCAACCAATCGAGCACCGTTCGCCAATGGAAGAACAGCCACACTAAGGCGGCGACAACAACCGCGCCGTAAAACACCCATTTCAACAAATCCGCCACCGTGTTGAAGGCGAGGCTCAGATTTGGCTTCGGCGGCGTACCAGGAGGCTCGAACGATTTCGGGGCCGGCGCATTGCTTCGACCGCCGTTGCCTTGCGAGCGATCCTTGCTGTCGTCCGCGGACTTGTTGGACTTGGCGCTATCAGGCTTCGACTCGCCCGACTTGGGTTCATTGGATTTCGATTCCTCGGATTTTGATTCGCCAGATTTCCCGGCGGCGGGCTTCGGATCGTCGGACTTCGATTCGCCAGAGCTTGATTTGTCTGATTTTGAGTCGTCCGATTTCGACGCCTCCGTTTTGGATTTTCCCCCATCCGACTTGGGGTCTTTTCCATCGGCAGAGCCGTTTTGATTTTGGCTCTTGTCCGGCTGCGAGTCTCGGTTCGTACCGCCCGTGTGGTCGCCGGTGGCGGATTTGGCGTTCTCGTCTTTGACGCCTTCATTGCCGACGGCGACCCGCGAGGAATCGTGCTGCTCCGAAGTCATCTCGAAGGGCAACTGAGAAATCTCATACTCGGCATTCGGCCGCGGCAAGAGGGCGGTCAACAGCAACAGGCAAACGATCAGCACGGCGCCAATGGTCAACCACACGCCGGCCATCGGGGCCGGCATTTCCAGTCGCCGCTGTCGCAAGTAGCGCCGCAAGCTGAGAAAGCTCGTCGTGAGCAGCAACCCGAGCGCGCTCGCCACGTAGACGCACAACAGCGCAAACGCATACCGCCGGCTCCCCGAGTTCGACGTGGGGATGAACGCTTGCCCCAGCCCAAACATCGGCAATGCGGCCAACGAATAATACACGACCCACACCCCGGGCGCATGCGGCCGGCGACGGCGCTCGACGAACCGCTGCCACCACGATTCGCCGGCTTTGGAATCGGGCTCCGGCGGCAGGATGGAATCGGCGGGAGGTGTCGTCGGCGTCGATTTCGGTTTCTTCCGCGTTTCTCCGCGTGGCTCGCTCCTGGCGGACCCGTCTTCTTTCTTGTTTTCAGCAGTTTCTTTCTCCGCTGAATCCAGCCCGACGGTTTGCAGCAATCCTTCGCCGGAAGCGTCCTGGCTTTCATCGATCAGGGTGCAGTCCCAGGTCAGTTTAGCAGCGCACCACCACGCCAGCGCAATCAGCCCGCAGTTGATCAGCCAACCGATCGCGGCCACCTGCGTGCCTTCGTAGTGAACGAACCGTTGCATCGCCAGCAGAATGGCGACGGTGAGCACGATGCCAAACATCGCGGCACGGTCCCACCCCTCTTCCATCGAGATCCGCGAAACCAGCACCGCGGCAAAGATGAACAATGTCAGGCAATAGTGCAGACGCTCCGGATACTGCCCCTGATAAAACATCTCGAGCAGAAAATAAACCAGGCTGCCGATCAGCACCATGATCAGCGCCGGATTGATGGCGATCACCACATAATCGATCAGCGTTGGACGAAGCCGGGCCATATTGGAAACAGTTTCAAAACCGCTGGGAGAGGGGGACAGTCCCCATTTTACTCCGAAAGACTGCGCAAAATGGGGACAGTCCCCGGCGGTTTCGAAACTGCACCTATTGTTTATCTTAACGCAAACTCGCGGCAGATTTCGGGGACGGACGTTTCGTCTTTCAATTGTCGGGCCGTGATGCCGGAGGCCGACAGAATCGCGGCAGCGAGGCCGGAGTCGTATTCATCGTAGAAATTCAGGATCGCCGTGACGGCGTAGCCGCGGCGGCGGAGCATTTGCAGGGTCAGAATCGTGTCGGGGTTGGCTTGCGGCAAGATGGCCACCACGGTGGCGTCGCGCGGCAGGCGGCTCATGGTTTCCGAGACGAGTTGCGCGAAATCGAGGCCGTCGGTCAGCTCGGCCCGCGCGAGAGATTGGAATATCTGCATGAGCTGATCCGGGCCGCGGCGCGTGGGGATCACCACCGGCCGCAGGCGATCGCTGCGGTCGAGCATGCTCGCGGCGCGGCGAGCGGCCTCGCGGTTGCGCAAATCGTATGACCAGCCTTCCTGGCGAATCCGATCGGCGGCGTCCCGGCAGTTGCTGATCAGGCCAAATTGTTGCCCCATTTCATAAACGGCATTGGCCAACGAGGCGGCGGCAGTGACCGCCAGTTCCGAACGATACGGCTCGTCCTTGGGATCATAGGCCGATTGATGAAAGTCCAAGAGAATCGTGGCCCCGGCGATGGTCGAGGCTTCGTACACTTTGCTGTGCAACACGCCGGTCCGGGCGGTGGCGCGCCAATGGACTCGATTGAGCGGATCGCCGGCTTCGTATCGCCGCACGCCGGCAATCCGCGTAGGGTCTTCGTAGAGCCGATGTTGGAGGCG includes the following:
- a CDS encoding L-rhamnose isomerase; the encoded protein is MMNDGQIQRAYESACQRYADLGVDVDAAFAVLREVPISLHCWQGDDVGGFESEVGLTGGGIQATGNYPGKARTADELRADIDRALRLIPGRHRVNLHAIYAETHGRHVERDELAPEHFAGWIDWAKSRTLGLDFNGTFFSHPLAADGFTLAHRDEGIRRFWIRHGIACRQIAERMGRDLGSPCITNLWIPDGYKDVPVDRKTPRELLKQSLDEVFSEPFDSRHQRDAVEGKLFGIGSESYVVGSHEFYLGYAIENKKLLCLDAGHYHPTESIADKISSVLTHLDEILLHVSRGVRWDSDHVVILSDDLRSLAEEIVRGGYLDRVHIGLDYFDASINRVAAWVIGTRAILKSLLLALIEPIQSLREFEVAGDFTARLAMLEELMSMPFGAIWDYYCLRQNVPIGPAWLDEVKAYENAVLSKRESSER
- a CDS encoding DUF58 domain-containing protein; this translates as MADAASVGISGKLKAMRWFAGVFLLLAISLCFGLGLLAYAMYALLGLMLASRVMSRVWITNLSAERECNRLSASIGERIAVVINIQNEGTLPVAWLLLEDVLPRTALIYDPPNLSVKGRRIQLKMLGSRGRSSILYQLQCNRRGYYQIGPLVLETGDLFGLHRRYRVATDPHFLLVYPQVVPLAGYDIASRRPIGEIRLQHRLYEDPTRIAGVRRYEAGDPLNRVHWRATARTGVLHSKVYEASTIAGATILLDFHQSAYDPKDEPYRSELAVTAAASLANAVYEMGQQFGLISNCRDAADRIRQEGWSYDLRNREAARRAASMLDRSDRLRPVVIPTRRGPDQLMQIFQSLARAELTDGLDFAQLVSETMSRLPRDATVVAILPQANPDTILTLQMLRRRGYAVTAILNFYDEYDSGLAAAILSASGITARQLKDETSVPEICREFALR
- a CDS encoding sugar ABC transporter ATP-binding protein; translation: MDVVLRATGIAKSFGGVRALKGVSFELFAGEMHGLIGENGAGKSTLIKIITGAVAPDAGELEVSGRLVAANDPLISRRLGIAAIYQQPALFPDLSVAENIAIGLEPGRKPPGKRGTVPFFSRPSGDGARFKKGDSPRRFGGAWRWINWGRRRRRAAELLERIGARIRPDADVRTLSMPEQQLVEIARALGADARILVMDEPTASLSEREVEHLVGVIRQLRSQGVGIIYVTHRLEELAQIADRVTALRDGALVGTRAMKDVSRGELIQMMVGRELSAVFPKIEVTQGEVLFEARGVNCRESGVRDVSVQVRAGEILGLAGLVGAGRTELARVLFGITPADRGQILLGGRPVRISSPAQAVELGIAYLPEDRRRHGVILEMPVAANATLAILRRISTLGWLDSSRERSVAETFVSRLGIKTASIEAPVENLSGGNQQKVALARWLATKPKVLIVDEPTQGIDVGSKAEIHRLLCELAQQGLAIVMISSEMPEILGMSDRIAVMHAGTIVATLDRAEATQEKLLAQALGHTEGVSAA
- a CDS encoding alpha/beta fold hydrolase, with product MRAAFRPKSAILVGVLLIAAAALARAADYPRPEQADYLIRDFHFRSGQTLPELRMHYRALGQPRRDAQGIVRNAVLILHGTTGSGAQFIRPEFAGELFGKDQLLDAERYFIILPDDIGHGKSSKPSDGLHAKFPAYGYLDMIEAEYRLVSDGLHVNHLRLVMGTSMGGMHTWLWGEQHADFSDALMPLASLPTQISGRNRMWRKMISEAIRTDPEWRDGEYTSQPRGLRFAAEMLLFMGSNPRLRYEQAPTLEKADKLLADDAARATKAMDANDVLYAVESSRDYDPGPALESIQAPLVAVNSADDLINPPDLGILEREIKRVPHGKAILLPESEATRGHGSHTIAVLWKQYLEGLLKQTER
- a CDS encoding DUF4129 domain-containing protein translates to MARLRPTLIDYVVIAINPALIMVLIGSLVYFLLEMFYQGQYPERLHYCLTLFIFAAVLVSRISMEEGWDRAAMFGIVLTVAILLAMQRFVHYEGTQVAAIGWLINCGLIALAWWCAAKLTWDCTLIDESQDASGEGLLQTVGLDSAEKETAENKKEDGSARSEPRGETRKKPKSTPTTPPADSILPPEPDSKAGESWWQRFVERRRRPHAPGVWVVYYSLAALPMFGLGQAFIPTSNSGSRRYAFALLCVYVASALGLLLTTSFLSLRRYLRQRRLEMPAPMAGVWLTIGAVLIVCLLLLTALLPRPNAEYEISQLPFEMTSEQHDSSRVAVGNEGVKDENAKSATGDHTGGTNRDSQPDKSQNQNGSADGKDPKSDGGKSKTEASKSDDSKSDKSSSGESKSDDPKPAAGKSGESKSEESKSNEPKSGESKPDSAKSNKSADDSKDRSQGNGGRSNAPAPKSFEPPGTPPKPNLSLAFNTVADLLKWVFYGAVVVAALVWLFFHWRTVLDWLQALLNGWRDLWQMLFGRRQAAEDAASAESRRKSFAEYLDPFASGLAGRWSPGELVRYSFEAFEAWARDHDWPREPDQTVYEFAVQIAGHVEQLASPARTLAELYSWAAYSPRTLPASSTEHVRAFWQVLLRADRDCSLQETTSIV